One segment of Phosphitispora fastidiosa DNA contains the following:
- the ispE gene encoding 4-(cytidine 5'-diphospho)-2-C-methyl-D-erythritol kinase — protein sequence MELDATAKINLTLDILGKRPDGYHEVEMVMQAIELHDVVVLEETGEGIEVVTNHPGLPGGPSNIAYRAALLIKESFGIKSGVRIQISKNIPLAAGLAGGSTDAAAVLKGLNSLWELGLSYEELLAQAVLIGSDVSFCIRGGTALAKGRGEVITPLPDAPELWLVLVKPPLDVSTAQIYRGFDPARVAGRPDTRMMVSSIERGDKAGIAGGLANVLESVTLSEYPVVGQIKKRLEQAGALRALMSGSGPTVFGITHDLNQAEEIAAGLKKEMEGMFIGVSRTLRADSRN from the coding sequence ATGGAACTCGATGCAACCGCTAAAATTAACCTGACCCTGGACATCCTCGGGAAACGTCCTGATGGATACCATGAGGTAGAAATGGTAATGCAGGCAATTGAACTTCATGATGTGGTGGTCCTGGAGGAGACCGGAGAAGGGATTGAGGTTGTTACCAATCATCCCGGACTTCCGGGAGGCCCGTCTAACATAGCATACAGGGCAGCTTTACTTATAAAAGAGAGTTTTGGAATAAAAAGCGGGGTAAGGATTCAAATCAGCAAGAATATTCCCCTGGCTGCGGGACTGGCAGGAGGGTCAACAGATGCGGCAGCGGTACTTAAGGGGTTAAACTCCTTGTGGGAACTGGGCTTAAGTTATGAAGAGCTTTTAGCCCAAGCGGTACTGATAGGTTCCGATGTATCTTTCTGTATCAGAGGTGGAACCGCTTTAGCCAAAGGACGAGGGGAAGTTATCACTCCTCTGCCGGATGCTCCCGAACTGTGGCTGGTCTTAGTAAAGCCTCCGCTTGATGTCTCCACAGCCCAAATTTACAGGGGCTTTGACCCTGCGAGGGTTGCCGGCAGGCCTGACACCCGGATGATGGTTTCCTCAATTGAGAGAGGCGATAAGGCAGGCATAGCAGGAGGTCTGGCTAATGTGCTGGAATCAGTGACTTTATCGGAATATCCGGTTGTCGGGCAGATTAAGAAGCGTCTGGAACAGGCAGGGGCGCTGCGGGCCCTGATGTCAGGAAGCGGGCCGACCGTATTTGGCATAACCCATGACTTGAATCAGGCAGAGGAAATTGCCGCAGGCCTGAAAAAGGAGATGGAAGGTATGTTTATAGGGGTATCCCGGACATTGCGCGCAGATAGCAGGAATTAG
- a CDS encoding GntR family transcriptional regulator, with translation MSESRLIPVTLDNYKPLREIVFETLREALINGVLKPGERLMEIQLAEEMGVSRTPVREAIRKLELEGFVVMIPRKGAYVAGISVKDIADVFEIRTALEGLAAGLAAERITEEELEQLERILVKIGECVQSNNLEKLVEVDTEFHDTLFKASRNERLVQIVSNLREQIQRFRTTSLSTPGRMKYALDEHKKIVEAVSERNVELAQALAREHIENAENSMLEKLNEVKDPGPEEQI, from the coding sequence ATGTCTGAAAGTAGATTAATTCCGGTTACCCTTGATAATTACAAACCCTTAAGGGAAATAGTATTTGAAACACTGAGGGAAGCCCTCATCAACGGAGTGCTGAAACCCGGGGAAAGACTCATGGAGATTCAGCTTGCTGAAGAAATGGGAGTCAGCCGGACTCCGGTAAGAGAAGCCATCCGAAAACTGGAACTGGAAGGGTTCGTTGTCATGATACCCCGGAAGGGCGCCTATGTGGCCGGGATTTCGGTCAAGGACATAGCCGATGTTTTTGAAATCAGGACTGCCCTTGAGGGCCTGGCAGCAGGCCTGGCAGCAGAACGTATTACTGAAGAGGAATTGGAGCAGCTGGAACGTATTCTGGTCAAGATAGGAGAATGTGTTCAGAGTAACAACCTGGAAAAACTGGTTGAGGTGGATACCGAATTCCATGATACTCTTTTTAAGGCTAGCCGGAATGAGCGGCTGGTACAAATTGTGAGTAATCTTCGCGAACAGATACAAAGGTTTCGGACCACGTCTCTTTCGACACCGGGGCGGATGAAATATGCCCTTGATGAACACAAAAAAATAGTTGAAGCCGTCTCGGAACGAAATGTAGAATTGGCTCAGGCCTTGGCCAGGGAACATATTGAAAATGCTGAAAACAGCATGCTGGAAAAGTTAAATGAAGTAAAAGATCCCGGGCCAGAAGAGCAAATCTAG